One genomic segment of Terriglobia bacterium includes these proteins:
- a CDS encoding GYD domain-containing protein, protein MPTYVLMTTLSPEVTRNIRNREEIGKEWKQRIANQIPSVKWIAHYALLGPYDCLDIYEAPDEEAAAKVSMISLALGALRAESWTAIPYSRFLELSKQV, encoded by the coding sequence ATGCCCACCTACGTGCTCATGACGACCCTGTCCCCCGAGGTGACCCGGAACATCAGGAACCGGGAGGAGATCGGCAAGGAGTGGAAGCAGCGGATCGCGAACCAGATTCCCTCGGTGAAGTGGATCGCCCACTATGCCCTCCTCGGCCCCTACGATTGCCTCGACATCTACGAGGCGCCGGACGAGGAGGCCGCGGCGAAGGTCTCGATGATCTCGCTGGCGCTCGGAGCGCTCCGAGCCGAGTCGTGGACGGCAATCCCCTACTCGCGATTCCTCGAGCTGTCCAAGCAGGTCTAG